One genomic window of Aliiroseovarius sp. M344 includes the following:
- a CDS encoding class I SAM-dependent methyltransferase, translating into MDWSALAQAWIDHEEPIERAHSPIKDELLKRAALQPGEKVLDLGCGSGALTLDAAARVGPQGSVIALDIADNFVARVEHRARNVPHISPVQGDAQDFSFSDVKCDAVISLFGTMFFSDPQVAFTNIGNSLYEGGRIAFVTWAGPQHNPWFSVPGKALADALPEMPKPDPSAPGPMAFANVEMVTDLLSKTGFADVAAEEIDTHLTPIGAAADITAMMLAIGPFRGAVSQFAKLGEEGSAMDSIAKGMTEGYGAFAGEQDVRVPARVIFYTATR; encoded by the coding sequence ATGGACTGGAGCGCTCTTGCACAAGCTTGGATCGATCATGAGGAGCCTATTGAGAGGGCTCATAGCCCCATCAAGGATGAATTGCTCAAACGCGCCGCGTTGCAACCAGGAGAGAAGGTTCTCGACCTCGGGTGCGGCTCCGGTGCGCTGACGCTCGACGCAGCTGCGCGTGTTGGTCCACAGGGGAGCGTGATCGCATTGGACATCGCTGACAATTTTGTAGCTCGGGTCGAACATCGCGCAAGAAACGTGCCACACATATCGCCAGTCCAGGGTGATGCGCAGGATTTCAGTTTTTCTGACGTTAAGTGCGACGCCGTGATCTCATTATTCGGGACCATGTTTTTTTCAGATCCGCAGGTGGCTTTTACCAATATCGGAAACTCTCTCTACGAAGGCGGTCGCATAGCCTTCGTGACGTGGGCCGGTCCGCAGCACAATCCTTGGTTCTCGGTGCCTGGCAAGGCCTTGGCAGACGCACTTCCAGAGATGCCAAAGCCTGATCCATCGGCTCCTGGCCCAATGGCATTTGCCAATGTGGAAATGGTGACTGACTTGCTTTCCAAAACGGGCTTTGCAGATGTGGCCGCGGAAGAGATCGATACCCACCTCACGCCGATCGGTGCCGCCGCTGACATTACAGCCATGATGCTTGCCATAGGTCCCTTTCGCGGAGCCGTCTCCCAATTTGCCAAGCTCGGTGAAGAGGGATCCGCGATGGATAGCATCGCGAAAGGGATGACTGAAGGTTACGGGGCGTTCGCGGGTGAGCAAGATGTCAGGGTGCCTGCCCGTGTGATTTTCTACACAGCCACCCGCTAG